The genomic stretch GCTGCAGATTAGAAGATGCTCCAGCCCTTGCTCATCTCTGGATGTGCCAACCCTTTAACCACCTCCGTGCCTTTGCATGGGCAAATCATCCAGTCCTCCTGAATAGTCAGCCCTTCCAGCGTGGTCGCAGGATGTCCCAGGGAGGAGTGTGTGTGCGTGGTATAACATTGTTTATACgtacacatgtgtatacatactTACATAACATGTATGTATTTGGTgggtgggtggtgctggggattgaacccagggtctcccacatgctaggcaagtgatctatcactgagctatacccccagccctcctagaaagaatttaaaactgaataacATAGGAAACGGTTCTGCCTCCGGGCATTTGGGTGTACTAATCTCTTTCCCATGTACGGATTCTGGCATTACCTCCCAACTACGGTTGAGGACGTGGAGGCCCAGAGTAACACAGGGACTTGCTCCAACTGCTGTGTGAATCAGTATCACTATCTGAGGAACCAGCCCCCCAGGAAGAGGCCTGAATGGTGGAGGATCCACTAAACTCTGCCACTTAGGCACAGGATTCTGTCCTGGTGGGTGAGGCCACATCAGGGCTGCTCCCAGGCTGGCACCTGATGTGTGCACACAGGTGGCAGCAGCCCACACACCTGCCCTGAGTGGTCCAGCCACTTTGGCCCGGGTGATGTAACCACCCAGAACTCCTAGCCAGGCCCCACCCAGTGTCACCCTACAGTCTAAAGCTAAAGCCCCTGCCTCACCTCTCAGACTGCTGGAGCCAAGCTGGGTAGGAAACATGGAGGTGGCAGAGATTTACCGcttcctcttctcccctctgCCTGGTTCGTTGTCCCATTGTATCTGGTCTTCCCTCCCCCGACTTGCCTCCCGCAGTTTGTTCCCCCTTCACTGACCAGAAAGAGCCTGGGAACACACAAGCCATGTCATGTCCCTCTTCTGTGCAGAACCCTCCATGGCTCTCACCTCATTTGAGATAAAATCCCAAGTCCTCCCACAGCCTCAGGGACCTGCATGATCTGTACCTGTCACCTCTCTACCCTAATCTCCTCCCTTTTTGTCCTTCAATCATTCCACTCCAGCTGCCCATCTGTTCCCTATTCCGCTGAACACCAGGACACAACTCCAAGGACCTTTCCACATGCTGACTCCTTTCCCGTGTACAAGTGCTGTGTGATCTGTAATGCCagcagatgaagaaaccaaggcaaaCCCAGAGAAGGGACTGGCCCTATTTGCCTAGTGAATCTGTGTCAAATCCATGATTTGGACCCAGGGAGCCTAACCCCAAAGCAGTTGCTTTTAAAGACTAGCAGAGTCCCAATCCagacctggctgtgtgacctAGGATAAATTtttcaacctctctgagcttcagttttctcatctgctcCATGAAGGCTCCTGGTAGGTTACATAGCATGAGGCACAGGCATCAAGAGGTGGATTGGGCCCTGGAGCATCTATTCCCTGTGAAAACCTGTGGGGGCAATGAGCCCAGGGACACCCAGCACTGCCTTGGTGAAAAAGTGGCTTCAAAGATGCCCCTAAACAGAGGACCTACACCAGCTGCCTGGAGCCAGTGCCTGCCCTGATTGGCGCCTGCCAGACCTGATTGGCAAGGCTGCTGTTCTCCAGGGCACAACCAGGCCTGACTCAGATGGGTGGGGCTGAGGGTGACCCCAGCAGCTGCTCAAACAGGGGACTTTGGCCTCCTCTGGCTACCGTTGCAGAAAACACACTGGGGGTGTCAGACAGCAGCTGGCAGGCCAGGGAGGAGGTGACTGCAGTGGTCCAGGTGGGCTAACTGGGCTGGAAAGGAGGGGCTGGCGAGTGCTTAGACCCAGCAGATTCACTTGCTGGCAAATCCCATGTCCTTGTGAGAGTGAGGAGAGCTGAAGACCATCTCCCTTCGTCCACACCACACTCCGATGctgttccctcttcctggaaCACTGTTCCACCCAGTCTTCATTTGCTTGCCCCTTTTTCATCCCTGAAATCTCAGCTTGGACACTGTTGTCCCCCACAGCTGCCTGTGATCCCCCTCTTAAGCCCCCATCCTGCTGTGTCTCAGTGGCTGAATTTTTCATCTCTTCGGGGTCTCCAGCACCTGGCATGTGGTTGGTGCCTCATTAACATCTATTTCTCTCGTCTCTCCTATTTTCCTGATGTCCTACTCAGTGCTGGCTCCCTGTAGTGTTATAATGTGCTTTTACATCTTCCTGAACTGGGTACAGCTGTCTCTGGCTGTACCCTGAAATGCTGTGTCCCCATTTTCTTggtaccagagtttgaacccaggggtgctctaccgctgagctatatttctggtctttttttatttttattttgaggcaaggtctcaacaagttgctgaggctggcctcgaatttgcaatcctcctacctcagcctcctaagttgctgggattacaggcatgagccactgagTCTGACTTCCCTGACTCTTTACATTTCTGAACATCTTATTGCTCAGGTCTCTGCCTTTTGGAAGCCTTCCTTGTCTTCCTCCTTCCACCATCAAAACTGGGGCCAGGGGCTCCCATCCCTCCAGCCTCTGGGTTTCTCCCCTCATAGTCCTGATCACACAGGGCCATAACTACCTGGTCCTATTGCATCTGTCCCTACACTTGAACATAACTTGCCTTGGTACATTCACAGGCAGGGCACTGTGGTCCACCACTGGCCACAAGAAGGTAATCTATAGATGAACCTGGGTAGGGGAGGGTGGCATGCACGGGATGTCCATCCAGCAAGGCCCCAGTGAACACCTGCCACTCACAGGCTCCCTCTGACCCCAGGAGGTCTTCTTCCTACAGGTGCTGGGAACTGGGGCTGAGAGTCACAGGCCTCAGATCACACACTGGAGTCAGACTCATGCCAGGCCTGTCGCCTTCTGGGATATCAACCCCTGGTTCTTCAGATGCACATCAGCAGTTCAGTGACTCACTTGATGAATGAATGCATGgattggtgggtggatgggtgggtgggtaggtggatggatgggtgggtgggtggatggatggatgggtgggtaggtggatgggtgggtaggtggatggatgggtgggtgggtggatggatggatgggtgggtaggtgaatggatggatgggtggatggattcatgggtggatgggtggatgggtggatggatgggtgggtggatggatgaattcatgggtggatgggtggatggtggatggatgggtggatagatggatgggtgggtaggtggatggatggatgggtgggtggataggtgagtggatggtggatggatgggtggatgggtagatggatggatgggtgggtggatggatgggtgggtgagtggacgggtggatggatgggtgggtggatggatgggtgggtgagtggacgggtggatggatgggtgggtggatggatgggtgggtgagtggacgggtggatggatgggtgggtggatggatgggtgggtgagtggacgggtggatggatggatgggtgggtggatgggtgggtggatggatgggtgggtggatggatgaattcgtgggtggatgggtgggtggtggatggatgggtggatggatgggtggatagatggatgggtgggtaggtggatggatggatgggtgggtggataggtgggtggatgggtggatggatgggtggatgggtagatggatggatgggtgggtggatggatgggtgggtgagtggacgggtggatggatgggtgggtggatggatgggtgggtgagtggatgggtggatggatggatgggtgaatggatggatggatgggtgagtggatgggtggatggatgggtgggtggatggatgggtgggtgagtggacgggtggatggatgggtgggtggatgggtgggtggatggatgggtgggtggatggatgaattcgtgggtggatgggtgggtggtggatggatgggtggatggatgggtggatagatggatgggtgggtaggtggatggatggatgggtgggtggataggtgggtggatgggtggatggatgggtggatgggtagatggatgggtgagtggacgggtggatggatggatgggtgggtggatggatgggtgggtgagtggatgggtggatggatggatgggtgaatggatggatggatgggtgagtggatgggtggatggatgggtgggtgagtggacagatggatggatgggtaggtgaatggatggatgggtggatggattcgtgggtggatgggtggatgggtggatggatgggtgggtggatggatgaattcatgggtggatgggtgaatggatggatggatgggtgagtggatgggtggatggatgggtgggtgagtggacagatggatggatgggtgggtgggtggacggatgggtgggtgagtgatgGATGGGTGTATgtatgggtgggtggatggatgggtgggtgagtggatggatgggtgtatggatgggtgggtggatggatgggtgggtagatggatggatgggtaggtggatggatggatgtttggatggatgggtggatgggtgggtgggtgggtggatggatggatgtttggtggatgggtggatgggtggatggatgggtgggtgggtgggtggatggatgggtggatgggtgggtgggtggatggatggatggatgtttgGATAGATGGGTGTCTTTTGGAGTAGGAACAATCATAAGTGGGAGTTGGAGTCCAGAGATTCTTGGAGTCCTACCTTCGTCACAGCCAGATTGCATGACCTGGAGCCTCCCAgggtctcagtctcctcatctgcgAAATGGGCGTGGTAGTCTCAGTGCTGAGCCTACGTGGCTGTGACTGCTCTGGGTGAGGTATGATCAGGACAGTCCAAAACACTGGGGCACACTGCCCTGTTGGATTGCTGTTCCTGCTGCTTCCGGAGCTGGGAAAGGAAGCTGGAAGCCATCTCAGGGTGTCCAGGGCTGCCTGTGGGAGTTGAAGTCACAAAGAGAGGCCAGCAGGGCAGGTCACagacttcctgtttttctttgaaCAGATGGCCCGGTCGCCTTACATGTGTCTGTCTGGGTGCTTGTGTGTCGTCCCTGgagttcatttcttttgaaaactttgtgtatttatttttcagtcagCACATCAGAATGACGTATGTACGCATTATATACAACGAGAGCTACCACACACATCGACAATGTCTATCACTCAAATCGGGGTAACCAACATTTCCGTTTCCTTAaacctttatcatttctttgtgttgggcaCCTCCAGACTCCTCCCTCGAAGTTCTTTAGAAAATACACAATAAGTTGTAAGCTAGAGTCTTGCTCCTGTGATGACCACTAGACCTTACCCTGCTGTCTAACAGGATTTTGGTGTCATCCCACCTTTGTGTCTGTCTCCCTCcgtcccctcccagcccccagcacACCCTATTTTGCTCTCTCCTGCTGAGATCAACTTTTCAGTTTCCACCCATGAGCGAGAAGATGCAGGATTTGTCCTTCCGTGCCTGGCTTGTTATTGGGCATGATGTCCTCCACTTCCATCCGTGTGGTCTCAAAGGccagaatttccttctcttttgtgGCTGAATAGTATTGCATCGTGCACACAGACCCCATTCACACTTCTGTCGCGCCTGCTCATTTCCCAGGTGTTCTTGTTCGGGCTGATGTCCACGGACCCCGGGTACCCAAAGATTTTGCAAATAGAATAGCGGGCAGTAGACCCATGCACAAGGAACAGACTAACTTGCATCTTCATTTTCACCAACCTCTGAAATCGagcttttccttcctttaaacGTGTGAGCaatgcttgggaggctgaggcaggaggatggcaagttcaaggtcagtcagAGCAACTAGccagagactgtctcaaaataaaatagaaagggctgaggaagcagctcagaggtggagcatgcaggaggccctggttcaatccctggtgctccTGAACAAACGAATGAACAATTCTGCAAAAAAAAGTGGGTGGCGCTGCGTAGGGGTCAGGCACCTGCGTGCTTGGGTTCAAGTCCTGCCGTCATCGGCTCGCCCACCTTTAAGACCTTTGCTTCACGGCTATTCAACTGACTAAATGAAAAACCCCAACATTTCTGAGGGCCGTGGGGGGTGCAGGAAAACCAGGAAACTCATTGGCTGctgctgggaatgcaaaatgggCGGGCACTCCGGAGAACAGTTTGGGGATCCCCACCTGCTTCCTTGATGGGTTCTTGCTAGTTGCCcaggtgattctcctgcctcagcctcccttgtagCTAGGACCACAGGAGCaagccaccacgcctggctttcttttttattatgagatggatctcactatgttgcctaggctgaccctgaactcccgggctcaagtgatcctcctgcctcagcctcctgagcagcaaGGACTGAAGGGCTGCTCTGACTGGGCttggtggttttgtttgtttgttttgagtacCAGGGTTTGACcattcagccacatccccagtcctttttatattttatttatggacagggtctcgctaagttacttagggccttgctacttTGCGGAGGCCgactttgaacttacgatcctcctacctcagactcccaagctgcaaggattacaggcttgagccACATACCCAGGGTCTGATGGTTCTTAAAACACCGATTATGCAACTGCCGTGTCCCAGCAAACTCACTCCTGAATATTTTTGtaagatgaatgaaaatgtatGTTCACATAGAAACCCATACACAAAGGCTGGAGCAGAGCTCAGTGGTACTGTGCTtgctagcaagtgtgaggccctgggtttaatccccagcaccccccaaaaatagataataaacaaataaaaacaaaacagcatttAACTCCAGGAAATGGGAATTATAAGTGCTCTCTCAAAAAAATCCATACACAGATGCTGATAGtaactttattcataatcaccaaTGGCTTAAAATGACCCCGTTGTACCCCCATGGATGAATGTAAAACAAACCAGAGTCCATCCACACAAGGGAATATTCTTCAGCAACAGCAAGAAGAAAAGACCCACTCTTGACCCAGGCCACAACTTGAATCTCAGATGTGCTGAGCTGCTCTTCGTGAAGGTTAGATCCAAAAGGCCACAGGTCATATGATCCCCTTTCTACCACATTCTCAAAAAGACACAACTGCGGGGTGACAGCAGATCGGTGCTTGCCTGGGGCTGGTAGCGGGCTTGAGGCAAAGGAGCCGCTCTGCGATAAAATTCACAGGACCGTCCATCTCCCCGCAAGGAGGGAGAGAGATATTGTGGACACAATTGTATCCCTGGGACCTGGGAATATGGTTACTTATCCTTGTTCTTAGGAAACCTGATGAGATACATAGAGAGGTCACACCATGCATTCTATAGCTcactttgtaaattttattaaaataaaatacaggggctggggttgtggctcagtggtagcacacttgcctagcacgtgtgaggccctgggttcgatcctcagcacagcataaaaataaatgaataaataaaagtattgtgtccatctacaactaaaaaattaaaaaaaaaaaaaaatacccaagcCAGGTGTGGTACACATTCAGacattgggaggctgaggcaggaaggtctcTTGAgccctgggcaacatagtaagatcctgctcaaaataatcaaataaaatccACACACATGCATGCGCACACATGCAAAGAGACAGATTATTGACTGAATGGAAGGCAGGTGGGCCTTCCCTCTCTGTTCTTTCTATATATCTGAACATTTTCCAAGAAATTCTTTGAGGGAGTGCTTTCATTGCTACTTGCAGGTTGTGTGACTCTGGACCCacctgggccttggtttccttaCCTGTGAGGCGGAGATACCCAGGTCAGAGGCTTGCAGCACATTGACATCTGCGGGTGGATGATTCTTTGTCCTGGGACCGTCCTGAATATCAGAAGGTGCTGAGCTGAGTCCTGACTTGCACCCAGTGGCTGCCAAGAGTGTCCCTACTCCCAGATGTGACAACTGAAACATCTTCAGACATTGTCCAGTGTCCGGGGGTGGGCATCACAGTCCCCTGGGTGAGTGAGAACCTTTGGTAGAGGGTGGGGATTAACTGAATCCGGTGTGGACATTTCTGCCCAGGGCTGGTTCACGGTGGGCACTTAAAAATGTTAGCTGGTTTTTGGTTTGGCTTTGTgactttcatttttggtttttttgttttgttttgttttgtagtgctggtaatgaaacccagggctttagacgtgctaggcaaacactcggCCACTGGGCTTACCCCAGCCCCGACACTAGCGGTTAAAGAGAGAGACCTCTAGGAGGCTGGGGCGGAGCTGGATGGCAGAGCACTGGCCCGGGCTCCCTCCCGGCTCCGGTCAGCCTGCTGTAGGCCTGGACTGACTGTGAGgcttcccacagttctggagagtCTAAGATCAAGACGCCAGTTGGTTCGAATCCTGGCGAGGGCTCCCTGGTGGCCTGTGCTCAGAACGCGTGGGGAGAAAGCTCTGGTCTCTCTCAGCTCGCATGACAGCACCAACGCTAgagccccaccctcatgaccttgTCTAGCCCTGCGTAGTCCCAAAAGCTCCACCATCCTACTGGGAGCGAGCACTCCCCTGTGAATTTGGGgcagacacaaacattcagtccataacagtgCGGCTGTCTTTGCCCCCTGACCTCTCAGGACCTCTCGAGACTTAACGtcctgtcttttatttctttgagtacAGGGCCATACTGAGAGAGGTTGACCCTGAGCCCCAGAGAGGTCTGGAGAAGGCCTTGGGCCACCAGCCTCACCCCTGTCTGGGTACTCTTGCCTCTCCCGCCCTCCTGACTCCAGTCCTGCTGATTGGGAAGCCAATCTTCTACCCAGGAGCCTCTCTTTAGAGGCTGCTTCCTGGAACAATGAGGTGTGTTTGTCAATAGGAGAGCAATGACGGCTGTCACGCACCCAGGAGTTTCGACCATTTGCTCTGCAGCAATtgcttttattattctcattttgtgGGTGAGGAACCTGCAGCCCAGAAAGGGCAAGAaacctgcctgaggtcacacagcagctCAGTGGAGACACACCTACATCTGGTTGATGCCCAAGCCTGCCAATGTCATGATGTGCCACTCCCAACTTCCAAACTTGGGTTTGGATGTGGATCTGGGCAGCTAGTGTGACCTGCCTGCAGTGGAGTGTGGAGCTGTGGGACAAGATAGAGGCACCTGGCATGGGGCCAAGAGGAGCAGAGCCCTGGGGAACACAGGGCCGAGGGACGCAGCAGCTCCAGGTCCTGTCCAGGGAAGCAGACTTGGCGCCGAGGGCCAAGAATTATTGCAGGGCTGGGTGAGGGTCAGAGGGGTGGACAGTGTTGCCAACAAGTCCTGGACCAGTTGTCGGGATGCTTGTCGTGAGAGTGTCCCTCGGGCATAGCAAGGAGGCCAGCATGCTGGGTCAGGCTTCCTGATGGCATTGATAATCATAATGACCGTCGTTATTGTTGGCCGGGCAACGACTGAGTGTCAGGGCTGCACCGAGCTCTTCAGAGGCACAGAACCTCAAGCCGATGCCTATGGAAGGCGCCATTAGGTTTCTGTGACGAGTGGGGAAACCAAGCTGGGGAGGCGCGTCCACGCAGCTTCTAGGGCGCAGCCAGCAAGTGACGGGGGGCCAGGTTTGGACCAGGCTTTTCTCCCTCCACTggcccagcttttttttttctgtttttttggtaccaaggattgaacccaggggcgcttcaccactgagccacatccctagacctttttaatatttagagacagggtcttgccgagttgctgaggctgactttgaacttgcgatcctcctgtctcagtctcctgagccgctgggctTGCATGCGTGCACCACCGCGCCCGGCTGGGGCTCAGCTCTTTCCTCCTGATGCTGTGCCATCTGTCTTACGGGGCACCTACGCACAAGCTCAGAGGCGGTGGCCCTGCAGACAGGCAGCTACCAAGGCACATCTGAGCATCTACGTGCACCAGCGGCTGATGGCTTGGCGGAGGCTTCCCACCATCTCTGCTTCCTTGGTCGACccagtttccttttcttgggtTGATCCCTTATTTTCCTGGGACTATGTTCAGAAGCTGAACTCCAAGTGGAACACAGAAGTTCAAGTTCACCCGCAGTGTTGTCAGACCAAGTCCCCATCTCCTACTGGAGAGAATATACATGTACACGCACACAcagatataagaatatatatgcaagaatatatacatatgcatgtatataaatatcacagacatttatatgtatattgcacacatatttacatatttgcatatatttacaaaccatatatgtgtatttatacatcTGTACATAAATTTGTGCACATGAGATGACTTCATATCTTTTCATATCCGTGTATGCTGCATCCACAGATTCGACCAACTGCTATATTTAATCTCAGCCAAAAGGATGAGAAGTCATCTACCAACAgctgattaaaaatatttgagggctggggagatagctcagctggtagagtgcttgccttgcaagcaaaaggccctgagttcgatccccagtaccgcaaaaaaaaaaaaaaaaaaaaaaaaaaatttgaaaaagaaatgcatctgtactgaacacatgcggattttgttgtcattattccctaagtcATACAGTATAACAACCCTTTCCATAGCATTTACCTGCTATTAGGTATTACAAGTCCTCTAGAGATAATCTGAAGTCTGCAAAAGGATGTGCATAggctatatgcaaatactatgtcgTTTTATATAGAGCACTTGAGCATCTGTGTCATTGTATCCAGGAAGGGTATGTCCTGGTACCAATCTCCAGAGGACACTGAGGGATGActgtgtatgtctgtgtgcatgtacctatatatacacacacatatacatacacactagATATAAGATGGGATtaattgccaggtgtggtggtgcactcctgtattcccagcagcttgagaggctgaggcaggaggatcatgagttcaaagccagcctctgcaaaagggaggcactaagcaactcagtgagaccttgtctctaaataaaatacaaaatagggctggggaagtggctcagtggttgacagtccctgagttcaattcccagtaccaggggctggggagatagctcagtcagtagagggcttgcctctcaagcacaaggccctgagtttaatccctagcaccgcaaaaaaaaaaaaaaaaaaaaaaaaaaaaaaaaaaaagaaaagaaaaaaaaaattcccagtacaaaaaaaaaaaaagagagagagagactaattaatttatttatgtacttatttattttcaaggtGCTGAGTCTGGctcccagggtcttgcacacgctaggcaagGGTTCACCACTGAGCACACCAGAGCCTGGAATATGGCCATCCTGAGGATGTCCCTGCAACAGTTCCTAAAAGCAGAAGTGCGCGGTGGCTCATTGGTGATGGCCTCCCGGCTCCACCTGGTTACATTTTGACATAAGTGACTCCATGTATACCAAGAACTTTCACATTTCCACACCAGCCTGGGGTCAGCGCCCCAAGACATTCACACACTGACCTTCCCAGAGCTTCTCACAAAGAACCAGAGCAAACAGTCTGAACGCCGCCTGCCTGGAGAATTCCTGCACAGGGCGGGATTGTTTTTCATGACCCCTGAGGATCTGGCGGAGGTTCAGGCCAGAGCTGTCTTTCTGGTCCCCAGATTCTCTTCCACTTGCCCGGCCAAGACATGGTCCTGCTTCCCATCACCTCCCACCAGGCTCAGCCAGGAGCAGGCTGAGGGGTCCAGGGAACCCTCCCAAGAAGCAGAGGCTGGGATCCCACCCAGGGTCaccttccaaaaacaaaaacatcccgCCGTTTCCTGTTTCCTTTGTGGGGGAGGGGCTCGGGAAGATcaaattagatttattttatttatttattttttttttggcgaCACTGGGTACTGtacagtgagtcacatccccacccccttttgTTTGATCTTGGtagagggccttgctaagttgctgagctggcctcGCACTGGCCACCCTCCGCCCcctcagcctctgagtagctgggattacgggcctGGTAGCCCAGACCTGgctgaaattttattctttatcccAAAGTTGTCCAGCAAGTAGGTAAACTAAGATGGAAGCTCTGCACCTCAAGGAGACTCAGGGATGAAGTGCTgcccatattttttaatttaaaaaagtttaagtTGACAGAATAATTGCACatgtttatggggtacagtgtgacatttcaagaCATGGCTACAATGTGTAAGGATCAGATCAGGGTTGTTGTCCTATCTGACCTCTCAGACATGTGTAGTTTCTTTGCTGTTGGGAACACCCCAAATACTTTCTAGTAGCTATTTTGATTCAATTAATGGCTACTATTCTCTTAATTGTTGTCAACCTAGTTACCCTAGTAGGTTAGGGAAGGTTACGTTGTTCCCCCTAGCCATCCCCTCTCCACCCGCCCACTTTCCCCAGGCTCTGGGAATCAATATTCTATTCTTGACTTcttttatatgcatacatatatttattttattttattttattttattttattttattttattttacctttcacatataagtgagaagATGCAGAATTTCTCTTTCCATGCCCGACTTACTTCACTTAGGGTCATGTCCACCAGTCTCAAGCGCTTTGCCACAGATGATGGACGGAGTTTCACTTTATCTCGGCTGAATAGCGTTCCGCCGTGCCTGAGTACCTCATTACAGGAGTTTCacatcttggctgttgtgaatagtgccgCCACACACATGGAGAGCAAATGGGTCTTCGCCATACCGATTTCATCTTTTTGGATATAGTTCCTCGATAGTGggttgctggatcacatggtagacCTACTTCTAGTTTTTCAAACTATTTCTCCGCActctttccataatggctgtgcCGCTTACATTTCCACCAATGGTGTAGGAGAGctcccctttctccacatcctcaccagacAGAAGtaaggggtttttttgtttgtttttgttttgttttgttttgtttgaacccagggtcacttaaccatcaagccacatccccagtcctttttaaaattttatttagagacagggtcccgctgagttgcttagtctcactaagttgctgaggttggctttgaactcatgatcctcctgcctcagcctctcaagccgctgggattacaggtgtgtgccaccccagCCAGATGTAGGTTTA from Sciurus carolinensis chromosome 17, mSciCar1.2, whole genome shotgun sequence encodes the following:
- the LOC124968732 gene encoding uncharacterized protein LOC124968732, yielding MPGASILSHSSTLHCRQVTLAAQIHIQTQVWKLGVAHHDIGRLGHQPDVGVSPLSCCVTSGRFLALSGLQVPHPQNENNKSNCCRANGRNSWVRDSRHCSPIDKHTSLFQEAASKERLLGRRLASQSAGLESGGRERQEYPDRGEAGGPRPSPDLSGAQGQPLSVWPCTQRNKRQDVKSREVLRGQGAKTAALLWTECLCLPQIHRGVLAPSRMVELLGLRRARQGHEGGALALVLSCELRETRAFSPRVLSTGHQGALARIRTNWRLDLRLSRTVGSLTVSPGLQQADRSREGARASALPSSSAPAS